The sequence CCATGTTTGGCACAGAGACACGTCACGCATCCCCCTCCTGGCAGTGTGGGCATCGCTGTCACGGCCTCTCACAGTGCCAGGAGCCTGGCAGTGTCAGTGCACACCGCAGCAGGctcgtggggctgggggagcacgaGCAGAGCTGGGAACACAGCTGGCCAGACCCTCCATGTAGCGCCGCTTAAGGAGAAATTAAACggaaataatttctatttattttaatatctatCAAGGTTTAGTAAATAATTGATGCTGATGCCTCCTTGATTTCCTTGGGGGCCAGCGTGCAGTTCTGGTGAATAAAAGTCTAACGATGCGTGACAAGCCGGGAGGAGCGGGTGGACGCCGGGCACGCCAGCCCTGGGCATCACCGTGAGCAGCCGCAGAGCTCCAGGCTGCCCTCACCTTACCTGCGTCTGCTCGGGCACCCGTGGGCCCCTCTCAGGGGGCTTtactttgtttggtttggtcatTTTTCACACGGGCTGAGTCTCGGGGGTTCGGGGACTTCGCAGGCTTGAGAAGCTGCTGGGACAAGGGGAAGGTGAACTGGCTGGGACAGGCGAGCTCACAGCTCCTCTGCTCTGTGGAAAGAACAGACAGGCTCAGGAATACCCATGGGCAGCTGGCACCCACCTACTGTGCCCACACCACCGGGACACCTGGGGACCTTCCCACAGCCCCAAGCAGGAAAGATTCCACAGATGTGTCCTCCTCCCCTTTAGAGCCACCAAGGTCCTGGCTGAAGAGTCTGGTGGTGGCATCACCAGTGGCCACCTCTGGGGTCATCCATCCATGGACACATCTCCcgccctccttccctcccagcaCCCTGTCAGACAGCAGTCACGTTGGGAGCTGAGGCCCGCGGGGCTGCCACACACCTCGTCTGGGACTTGTTGTCCTTCTCCTCCGTCTTGAGATGGCAATGGCAGGTGGAGGCCTTGCTGTAGCTGACGGAGCGCTTGACGGACTTCTTCCACTTCCGCGCATTCTGCACAACCCGCTTGAAGATGAGGTAGAAGATCTCACAGACAGTGAGGACGATGCAGATGGAGGAGGCTCCGACCATGAAATAGGTGAAGACTCTCTTCTCGGTTGGCCGAGCGATGTAGCAGTCCACAGTGTTGGGGCAGGGCTCCACGTTGGTGCACTTGACCAGCCGTGGCAAGTCAAAGCTGTCCCACATCTTGTGGAGGAGGTAGAGGAACAGGATCTCTATGATAAGCTTGAAGAAGAGGCTGAGCAGGTAGGTCCACCACAGCCCGCCGTGCTTCTTGCCCGTGTTGGGGTAGAGCTTGGGGCAATTCTCCCCGTTCTTCTCCCGGTTCTTCTTCTCGCGGTCCTCCCTGTAGGCCACGTGCATGATGACCAGGAGGGAAGGGCAGGTGACGAAGATGAGCTGCAGGGCCCAGAGGCGGATGTGGGAGATGGGGAAGAAGTGGTCGTAGCAGACGTTGGTGCAGCCCGGCTGCCGCGTGTTGCAGTCAAAGTCCTTCTGCTCGTCTCCCCACACACGCTCGGCCGCCACCACGTAGACCAGCACGCGGAAGACGAAGACGACGGAGAGCCAGATGCGGCCGAAGGCCGTGGAGTACTTGTTGACCCCGCTGAGGAGCGCCTGGAGCGTTTTCCAATCCATGGCAGTTGGCGGGGGCCAAAGTCACCCAACctggagcaacagcagcagaagtggCGGGTGAAGAGTGATGGGGGACAGCACTGAGGTCACTCATCTCTGCTGCTCATTGACCTCCCAGACTCTACCCCACCTAGTTACATTCATCTGGGGTGGCGAGACCATTCCACGCATGGACAGTAAAGCCCAGCCCCACACTCTCCTGGTGGCAGTCGGGGATGACTCAACCTCTCTGCACCTCCTTCTGACGGAGGTTTTGCCATAAGGGATGAGCCACCTGGCCAAGTCCCTGCCACCAAGTCCCTGGCCTGACCACGCATGTTTGTGTCAATTGGCAGCGCAAACCcgtggggcacagggggttggcAGGGGATGGTCCCAGCCTTCCCTGAGCCTCAGCTTCATGGGTAGGATGGGCTAAACTGTCTGCCATGCTTTGCTAATGCTGAGAgatgaaggggaagcagctgctggAGAGCTGGGGTGCCAGGACATGCCAGGGACCCGTTTTCTCTCTTGCAGGTGCCGTCCAAGGCAGGTCaagcacaggcagagctggggctgctgaaagCGAGAGTCTGTGCCCGTCACCGCCACGTCGCCCTGGCCAGCACCCCGCTCCCGGCAGCACCGCCGGCGGCTCCCGGCCCCGCGCCGGCCAAACCGGCTCCACGGCTCAGCCTGGGGCTGCCGTGCTGCGAGAAGAGGAGCACAGCTAAGCCTGACCCGGAGCTTTACTGCCTCCTGGATTTACAAACCCCGGGTGATTTCTACCCAGAGGTGAGTTGGTAGCTGTTGACTCAGGGCTATAAAGCTGACAGAGGGCTGTACGGGACATCAAGCTGGATCCGGCCCCGCATTGTTGGCTTTGAGTAATGCACAGCGCTGCTATGGGAGCACCGGGGGGTTTGTAACGTGGGggtgaagagcagagcaaagcaccCCGCGATCCCAGGGCCGAGCCCTCAAAGCACAGAGCTGAGCATCAGTGCTGCTCAGAGGAGACTTTTTTAGCTTCTTTTCAAGAATTAGTCTGGTTTTGTGAGGAGCTGCCGTGCAGTCACCCTCCCACTCCCCAGGAGCCACTGCCGACCCGGCGCCCTCCCAGACGTACCTGGACGAGGCTCAGGCTCCTTCCTGCTCACCGGGGGCTGCGGGCTGGGAAGCGCTCAGCGCAGGGCATGGCGGTTCCTTGCACGATGGCACATGGGTGTTCAGGGTCCTCTTATCCAGGGAGGGCTGCGCAGCACGGTGAGGTGTCCTGGGGCTACAGCGAaagagcagagcctggagctCTGCCCAAAGCCCGTCTCTGGATGGGGACACCCCACAGCAAGCCCCAAAGCTGCTCCCACGCTGCTGACCTGGGGATACATCGAGGACCGTGGCTGAGGTGCACGGGGCCAATCCAGGTCCTGTGCCAGCGTGTGCCCGGGGCCACGGCAGCCCCTGTGCAGCcctgctcacctctgcctgccGCCTTGTCCGAAACAGGGAGATCCTCCTCCCCAGCAAACCCGTGGCAGCTCGCCGGGGTGGAGAGCAATTGCTACGCTCCTGCCCAGCCCTTCGCTTTAAAACTAGGAGAGGTGCTGCTTTCCCCTCCTCAACCAAAAGCTGGTGCCAATGGTGGCATCCACAGCCCCTGCGTGCTGCCAGTGCCCCCTCGCCAGCGGGTGatgccacccagcacccacccacccagcacccacctgtcTCAGTCCAGCGCTGGCTCCAGCCATAGACCCATGGTGAAGCGGGGAGTGTGAGCTCCGTGCTGAGCCCTGTGCCGGGGTGGGGTGTACGGTATGGGGggagccaggcagagcaggggCAGTGCTCCCGGTGTGCTCGGCTCGGCCTGCAGCGCCGCTTTGCCTCCCGCCGAGCCCGGCACCCTCGCCAGCCCCCGGCGTGCCAGCCCGCTGCGTCACCGCCCGTCCTGCCCCGCGTGGGTGCAGGGCGTTGGGCCCCAACGCACCCGGCTCCCTCCTGGGGTGCAAACGCAGCTGTGCATTTTCCTGGGGAGGGTCCCAGCCTCTTTTAGTCCCCAAGGAGGGCGGTGGGATGGAGGAGCAAGGCCTGGGGTGGCCGCTCCTGCTCCTTGGGGTGCCACGCTGTGCCACCCATGGGGCTGCAGCGCCATGGGCCAgggaccctggtgctgcctgcggGATCCCAATGTCACACTTCATGCACCATAACCCAGCTCCCCGTTGGCACTGTGGGGTCCCTCCCCCCACAACCAGCCCCGtgagccccttgtgcctccatgCTGGACATACCTGCCCAGCCGGTACAGGGACAGAGGGAGGTGGCTGGATCCAAGAACCTTTCAGAAGGTCTTTCCCAGCTGTGTTGTCTGcagccctgctgcctgcccaggtTTCGTCTGCAGTGCTgagtgtgtgtggggaggggaaGAGTAGTTTGTTCTGTTCCCAGTAACTGGGTGAGTCTGGCAAACAGCTCCGCAGAGGTGCTTGCCtgcgcacatgcacacacacgctcGGATTGAACAATAAAGGTGGGTCAAATCTGCAGCGAGATCAACAGAGCCGGATTCCTCTGCAAACAACCCCAGGGGCTCCTGCCAGGTGATGATCTGTCCCCAGCACCGGTGGCTCCGGGCGCTGCCAACCACAGGCATGACCAGGCACCGGCTCTGGGCTTACACCGTCCCCCAGATACGGGGCGGCCAGCAATCGTTGCTAAGAATTACAAATTACACAATTATAACCCACTTTTTAAATGCTTTAGCCTTAGTAATAGTTTTGCAACAGCTCATCGGTATCTCCAACCTACAGCAACCCGCAGCCACCGCCCTGGCAACACCGGGGCGTCCTGGATGAGACCTTTCCCAAAGAGTGGCATGGACTGGGTGCCACAACGTAGCAGCAGGGTCCCCTGCACTGGGACCCCTGCCAGCTGCCTCTTGTGAGACCTGGAATATGTCCCTAAGGGGACTGTTCCTCTCCCCCCAAGGAGCCCCATTTCGTGCCTCTGCAGACATGGCCTGGGCAGGAATGCGTTTCCGCTTGCCCGTGGTTTACCGGCTGCCCCGAGGCTCTCCTGGCATTGCTCGGGCACACCCCAGGGCCCAGCACACCACCGTGTTTTCCCAGGCACTCCCTGACCCCGGAGTCCCATGCGGAGCCTCGCCAGGGCCACCCCTCCCGTGGAGACACGGGGCCACCCCTCCTGTGGGGACATGGCTGAAGAGCCACGCCGGGTGCTCAATGCTCTGAGAGGTTTGCTCCCTGCACTCGTGGCAGACACGGAGCATTTTGGCTCCAGGATGGCAAACAGTGTGTGTGGGTTTGCTGGGCTGGGGAAACCCTCCAGGAGAGCCAAAGCAACCCCTGGTGGGAGCCTGGGGGTGCAGAGCAGGGGGAGTCTGGATGAGGGGCATGCACAGGCACCCTCATCCTGTCCGAGAGCAAAGTGGGCACTCAGGACCCCCCCACATCCTGGAGCTGCCTTTGCAGGAGCAGGAATTTGAACTATGCTGCCGTAAGAGCCGGCAGGGCAGGAATCCAGGCGCTGTGGCTTTCAAGATGAAAAACccaggagagagggaagagggTGAGAACTGTCAGCAGACCTGAGTTATTGCAAAAGCAGCAGTACCCTGCCCTACGGTAAAACCCCGTCAGGACTGGGTGAAGAGTGGGGCTGGACACCCCCAGCAGCCTCTCACCTGGAATTCTGGCATTTCAGGAGAGGCCACGTGGCCACGGCGAGAAAGTTCAGGTGCCTTTTGGCACGGGCAGAAGGTTTCCCCTAAGGCAGTTGGGTGGGGAAGGGAAACACCCCGTGTTTTGCAGCGCTGAGCCAGGTGTTTGGGTGTCCCAACAAAGGGCAAGTCCCTGCGCCCCCTCTGCCGTCCCTGGCACGGGACAAGGTGCCCATGTGATTCCACAGCTCTCGGCACCAGGGAGCCCTTGGAGGAGCCTCAGGTACATGCCTGGGGTATGTCACCCTGCTCCAGGGACATGTCACCCTGCTGCCACCCCGCTCCAGATCAGTGGGGTGACAGCTGAAAGGCTCCGGTGTCAGAATTGAACACTAAAAACACCCCGTGGCATCCAGTGGCCGAACCTCAGGTTCCTCCATAAAGGGAAAACAAACGAGGAGCGGAGCAGGCAGAGAGCAAACCAGCAGGAAAACCtcaaaaatctctttaaaatagTCTTAAATGGGGCATTGCAGGAGGGAGCACTTGGCTGCGACCCAACCCGGCCTTTGATCTCCGGCTCCCTGCCCGTCACAGCATCCCAGCCGCCCCGGCTGTCCCACGGGGCCGTGTCCCCAAGGAGGGGACCTCCTGGAGTCATGGGAGCCTGGGAGCCGGGGCAGCCGCTCGCTCCAGCACCTTGGATGTAAAGCATGGAACTTCTCAATTCCCAGCAAACAGGCATTTTGCAGGCAGGGCAGAAACAAGTCCCCGCTGGGAAGGAGAGCCTGCCCCCGACCTGTGCTGCTGCACACACAAACCCCTCCACATCCACGGCTGGGCTGGAGTTAGcgatggttttgttttaaatccccTCTCCCCAAAATTCAGGGGGCTTCTGAGCACCTCACAAGCAAATGCAATCCCCTGTATGACGACGCAAAGTCTGGGAAATATTCAGCTTTTATCATGACATCCCCCAGTTTATCTGCTTTACCACCGACGCCAGTCCTGCCTCTTCGCCCAGGACACTGcgtcccaggggctgcagggcacagaaacagcaggaaaagagGCAAACATGTCTGTTTGTCTggccagcagctgctgatccccaACCAGGATGGTGCAAGAcaccagagctctgcagggagaGCTAAAGCAGCACAACAACTAATGGCAACTGGATCATCAGGTCTCTCGCAAGGGGAAAcggctccagctgctgctttgatGTGCAGAAGTGGAGCGGTTGGGCAGGGTGGTTTTTCTAGGTCTCATCTCCGTGGTGATtagcacctgcagctggggaaCACCTCTGGATTTGGCTAATTGGGCAGCCTTGATCAATGGGGCCGGCCTTACTTGAAAACAAACAGCCCAGCCCCAGCGTTTTAAATCAGAGGCAATGGCTCGTACTCGGAGAACAACTTGTATCCTCTACCTTAAAGGCTTCAGTAAAGAACATGTTCAAATGGATAATCCAGCAAGAACGGACAGAGATGAGAATGGCTTCACTTAAAGGAGATGGAAGAAATGAATCTGTGTTTCAGCATCTGTCTGTCCTACCTCAACAGACACCAAACTCACCCCCTCGTGCCGCTTCCTCTGCAGAGCCCGCGAGTGCCGGAGCTGCCGCTGCGCATGGAAAAAATAACAATCACACCCTCTAAATAAAGCGAAACCAGTAACAGATCGAGCTGCATGTTCAATGTTAATGTTACTTACAAGTGCATTTGCCGTGAAATTATTGTTAATTATTCATCCCGGCTAATGTTCAGTTACTGTTGATGGCCTTAGAAATTGCGGTGCCACCTGAGTCACGGCAGAACGCGACATATTACAGCAATAAACAAGATTATATTCTGCCATTTAATGTTATTGTTTAATCAATGATTGGGGTGTTTTTCCTCGCCCTCGTTCGGCTGTTTTGCTGGGGTGTTTTTCTCCGGCTGGGCAGGAAGCGCCGCAGCCCACGACGGGCTCTGCCGGCCCGGCCAGATCCTCACCCCGCGCTTCGCCACGGTGGCTACACACCAAGCACGTGCTCCGGTCCCCACTCCGCTAATGAGGGTTATTAATGACGATTGCATCCTTCTGAGATGGCCCTGACACCTGTGGTGCGGCTTCCGGAGGgtgagggatggggagaggggttCCTGGGGGGTTCAGGGTGCCTGTCCCATCCAGCACCTCACGCTCACCCCCAAACTGCTTTGAAAACCCGTGATGTGTTTAAATTGCCCCAGCCCGTTCCCAGCAGCCCACAGCCGGGACTGTTTGTGCCTCTGGGTGTGCCCCGCTGTGCCCAGCAGCGCATCTTAAATCAGGAAttcgtttatttttttaaaggcggGGATTACAGGGAGATAATTAACATGTCCTCCTCGCTCGCCTGCATCCGGTGCCTGGTGAGATTTGCCATTCGCTTGCTGAGCGCAAGGACAAGCGCCTCCCCGGGCAGCACAGAGCTCGTAATGCCCTGGGCGTCCCAAACCCACccgcctggctgcagctcagctccAAAGCTACCGCCTGGGTTCAGCTCCAGGGGCTGCTCCGACTCCCAGCAGAACGGAGCCCCCGGCCGACAGTTTGTCACCACGGCTGGTCCAAACCAACGAGGAGGGCTCAGGGTGGGCTCCTGGCTCCCCTGGGCAGCTCTAGGGAAGATCCTCCTCCTCGGGCAGCGTGTCGGGGGCGGAGGCCGTGGGGGGGATGGAGGCCATGGGGGGTTTGTAGTCCGCTCCATGGAAAACCTGTCCCCTCGTGTCCGCGGGGTCGG is a genomic window of Patagioenas fasciata isolate bPatFas1 chromosome 25, bPatFas1.hap1, whole genome shotgun sequence containing:
- the GJB3 gene encoding gap junction beta-3 protein isoform X1, which translates into the protein MDWKTLQALLSGVNKYSTAFGRIWLSVVFVFRVLVYVVAAERVWGDEQKDFDCNTRQPGCTNVCYDHFFPISHIRLWALQLIFVTCPSLLVIMHVAYREDREKKNREKNGENCPKLYPNTGKKHGGLWWTYLLSLFFKLIIEILFLYLLHKMWDSFDLPRLVKCTNVEPCPNTVDCYIARPTEKRVFTYFMVGASSICIVLTVCEIFYLIFKRVVQNARKWKKSVKRSVSYSKASTCHCHLKTEEKDNKSQTRCVAAPRASAPNVTAV
- the GJB3 gene encoding gap junction beta-3 protein isoform X2, whose product is MDWKTLQALLSGVNKYSTAFGRIWLSVVFVFRVLVYVVAAERVWGDEQKDFDCNTRQPGCTNVCYDHFFPISHIRLWALQLIFVTCPSLLVIMHVAYREDREKKNREKNGENCPKLYPNTGKKHGGLWWTYLLSLFFKLIIEILFLYLLHKMWDSFDLPRLVKCTNVEPCPNTVDCYIARPTEKRVFTYFMVGASSICIVLTVCEIFYLIFKRVVQNARKWKKSVKRSVSYSKASTCHCHLKTEEKDNKSQTRAEEL